One genomic segment of Pongo pygmaeus isolate AG05252 chromosome 19, NHGRI_mPonPyg2-v2.0_pri, whole genome shotgun sequence includes these proteins:
- the NAT9 gene encoding alpha/beta-tubulin-N-acetyltransferase 9 isoform X1 — MRAATMRLNQNTLLLGKKVVLVPYTSEHVPSRYHEWMKSEELQRLTASEPLTLEQEYAMQRSWREDADKCTFIVLDAEKWQAQPGATEESCMVGDVNLFLTDLEDPTLGEIEVMIAEPSCRGKGLGTEAVLAMLSYGVTTLGLTKFEAKIGQGNEPSIRMFQKLHFEQVAVSSVFQEVTLRLTVSESEHQWLLEQTSHVEEKPYRDRSAEPR, encoded by the exons ATGCGGGCTGCTACCATGAGGTTGAATCAGAACACCTTGCTGCTGGGGAAGAAGGTGGTCCTTGTACCCTACACCTCGGAGCATGTGCCCAG CAGGTACCACGAGTGGATGAAATCAGAGGAGCTGCAGCGTTTGACAGCCTCAGAGCCGCTGACCCTGGAGCAGGAGTATGCCATGCAGCGCAGCTGGCGGGAAGATGCAGACA AGTGTACCTTCATTGTGCTGGATGCCGAGAAGTGGCAGGCCCAGCCAGGCGCCACCGAAGAGAGCTGCATGGTGGGAGATGTGAACCTCTTCCTCACGGATCTAGAAGACCCCACCTTGGGGGAGATCGAGGTCATGATTGCAG AGCCCAGCTGCAGGGGTAAGGGCCTTGGCACTGAGGCCGTTCTCGCGATGCTGTCTTACG GAGTGACCACGCTAGGTCTGACCAAGTTTGAGGCTAAAATTGGGCAAGGAAATGAACCAAGCATCCGGATGTTCCAGAAACTTCACTTTGAGCAG GTGGCTGTGAGCAGTGTTTTTCAGGAGGTGACCCTCAGACTGACAGTGAGTGAGTCCGAGCATCAGTGGCTTTTGGAGCAGACCAGCCACGTGGAAGAGAAGCCTTACAGAGATAGGTCGGCAGAGCCCCGCTGA
- the NAT9 gene encoding alpha/beta-tubulin-N-acetyltransferase 9 isoform X2 has product MRAATMRLNQNTLLLGKKVVLVPYTSEHVPRYHEWMKSEELQRLTASEPLTLEQEYAMQRSWREDADKCTFIVLDAEKWQAQPGATEESCMVGDVNLFLTDLEDPTLGEIEVMIAEPSCRGKGLGTEAVLAMLSYGVTTLGLTKFEAKIGQGNEPSIRMFQKLHFEQVAVSSVFQEVTLRLTVSESEHQWLLEQTSHVEEKPYRDRSAEPR; this is encoded by the exons ATGCGGGCTGCTACCATGAGGTTGAATCAGAACACCTTGCTGCTGGGGAAGAAGGTGGTCCTTGTACCCTACACCTCGGAGCATGTGCCCAG GTACCACGAGTGGATGAAATCAGAGGAGCTGCAGCGTTTGACAGCCTCAGAGCCGCTGACCCTGGAGCAGGAGTATGCCATGCAGCGCAGCTGGCGGGAAGATGCAGACA AGTGTACCTTCATTGTGCTGGATGCCGAGAAGTGGCAGGCCCAGCCAGGCGCCACCGAAGAGAGCTGCATGGTGGGAGATGTGAACCTCTTCCTCACGGATCTAGAAGACCCCACCTTGGGGGAGATCGAGGTCATGATTGCAG AGCCCAGCTGCAGGGGTAAGGGCCTTGGCACTGAGGCCGTTCTCGCGATGCTGTCTTACG GAGTGACCACGCTAGGTCTGACCAAGTTTGAGGCTAAAATTGGGCAAGGAAATGAACCAAGCATCCGGATGTTCCAGAAACTTCACTTTGAGCAG GTGGCTGTGAGCAGTGTTTTTCAGGAGGTGACCCTCAGACTGACAGTGAGTGAGTCCGAGCATCAGTGGCTTTTGGAGCAGACCAGCCACGTGGAAGAGAAGCCTTACAGAGATAGGTCGGCAGAGCCCCGCTGA
- the NAT9 gene encoding alpha/beta-tubulin-N-acetyltransferase 9 isoform X3: protein MRAATMRLNQNTLLLGKKVVLVPYTSEHVPSRYHEWMKSEELQRLTASEPLTLEQEYAMQRSWREDADKCTFIVLDAEKWQAQPGATEESCMVGDVNLFLTDLEDPTLGEIEVMIAEPSCRGKGLGTEAVLAMLSYETSL, encoded by the exons ATGCGGGCTGCTACCATGAGGTTGAATCAGAACACCTTGCTGCTGGGGAAGAAGGTGGTCCTTGTACCCTACACCTCGGAGCATGTGCCCAG CAGGTACCACGAGTGGATGAAATCAGAGGAGCTGCAGCGTTTGACAGCCTCAGAGCCGCTGACCCTGGAGCAGGAGTATGCCATGCAGCGCAGCTGGCGGGAAGATGCAGACA AGTGTACCTTCATTGTGCTGGATGCCGAGAAGTGGCAGGCCCAGCCAGGCGCCACCGAAGAGAGCTGCATGGTGGGAGATGTGAACCTCTTCCTCACGGATCTAGAAGACCCCACCTTGGGGGAGATCGAGGTCATGATTGCAG AGCCCAGCTGCAGGGGTAAGGGCCTTGGCACTGAGGCCGTTCTCGCGATGCTGTCTTACG AAACTTCACTTTGA